A portion of the Rhodopseudomonas sp. BAL398 genome contains these proteins:
- a CDS encoding nitrilase family protein produces MQPAFGDVAANVAHSLDLIEQAAARGAKLVVLPELANTGYMFSSREEAFRLAEEIPSGPTVAAWTDCAARHGLHLVAGITERAGGDLYNSAVVIGPEGYIGTFRKVHLWNEENLYFEPGNLGFPVFHTAIGRIGVAICYDGWFPETYRLCALQGADIVCVPTNWVPIPGQAEGREAMANILAMAAAHSNSLFIACADRVGTERGQLFEGQSLIVSYTGWPIAGPASRDGEQVLTAALDLGAARRMRNWNAFNQVLRDRRTDVYDQMLGTGLKPGWY; encoded by the coding sequence ATGCAGCCGGCATTCGGCGACGTCGCCGCCAATGTGGCGCATAGTCTGGATCTGATCGAACAGGCCGCCGCGCGCGGCGCCAAGCTCGTGGTGCTGCCGGAGCTGGCCAATACCGGCTACATGTTTTCCTCGCGCGAGGAAGCGTTCCGGCTGGCCGAAGAGATTCCATCCGGTCCGACGGTGGCCGCATGGACGGATTGTGCCGCACGGCATGGCCTGCACCTGGTCGCCGGCATCACCGAGCGTGCGGGTGGCGACCTCTACAACAGCGCCGTGGTGATCGGCCCCGAGGGCTATATCGGTACCTTCCGCAAAGTACATCTGTGGAACGAAGAGAATTTGTATTTCGAGCCGGGCAATCTCGGATTCCCGGTGTTTCACACCGCGATCGGCCGGATCGGCGTGGCGATCTGCTATGACGGCTGGTTTCCCGAGACCTATCGGCTGTGCGCGCTGCAAGGTGCCGATATCGTCTGCGTACCGACCAATTGGGTGCCGATCCCCGGCCAGGCCGAGGGCCGCGAGGCGATGGCCAATATTCTGGCGATGGCCGCCGCGCACAGCAATTCGCTGTTCATCGCCTGCGCCGATCGTGTCGGCACCGAGCGCGGCCAATTGTTCGAGGGGCAAAGCCTGATTGTCAGCTACACCGGCTGGCCGATTGCCGGGCCGGCCAGTCGCGACGGCGAGCAAGTGCTGACCGCCGCGCTCGATCTCGGCGCGGCGCGGCGCATGCGCAATTGGAACGCATTCAACCAGGTGCTGCGCGACCGTCGCACCGACGTCTATGACCAGATGCTAGGAACCGGCCTCAAGCCCGGCTGGTACTGA
- a CDS encoding substrate-binding protein has protein sequence MTVSRSVTMLLAAAATSAIFAGTAFAADAIKIGVPVGLSGANSVVAPSVVQSAELAIAEINAKGGVLGRQLALEVADDASGAAGAQKAFDSLVFQKKVDVLISMETSAARNAGLPIVARGKVPYIYTSFYEGKSCSPYMYVNAWVPEQQVPPIVDYFTKEKGAKTFFLIGSDYAFGRGMLAFTKAYIEKTGGKVVGEEYLPMNGTDWTPIISKLKSAAPGALITSTAGGAPNVTLTKQLRAAGVTLPYGNLAVDEGTAKSMGADAEGIYLSASYVTGIDSPANKTFLAAMKKKFGDDLKTPNDLSVPEYEAVYAYKAAVEKAGNTDHAAVLKALGEVSVDGPRGKIAMSDQHHAALTMYLGQVQADGSVKVISSFANVSPGEQCPKLK, from the coding sequence ATGACCGTCTCTCGTTCTGTTACGATGTTGCTTGCGGCCGCCGCCACCTCGGCGATCTTCGCCGGCACGGCATTCGCCGCCGATGCGATCAAGATCGGCGTGCCGGTCGGTCTGTCCGGCGCCAACAGCGTGGTTGCCCCTTCGGTCGTGCAATCGGCCGAATTGGCGATCGCGGAAATCAACGCCAAGGGCGGCGTTCTTGGTCGCCAGCTTGCGCTCGAAGTCGCTGACGATGCCTCTGGCGCCGCCGGCGCGCAGAAGGCGTTCGACAGTCTGGTGTTCCAGAAAAAGGTCGACGTGCTGATCTCGATGGAGACAAGTGCGGCGCGCAATGCGGGGCTGCCGATCGTGGCGCGCGGCAAGGTGCCCTATATCTACACCTCGTTCTATGAAGGCAAATCCTGCAGCCCCTACATGTACGTCAATGCCTGGGTGCCGGAGCAGCAGGTGCCGCCGATCGTCGACTATTTCACCAAGGAAAAGGGCGCCAAGACCTTCTTCCTGATCGGCTCTGACTACGCCTTCGGCCGTGGCATGCTGGCCTTCACCAAGGCCTATATCGAAAAGACCGGCGGCAAGGTGGTGGGCGAGGAATATCTGCCGATGAACGGCACCGACTGGACCCCGATCATCTCCAAGCTGAAGAGTGCGGCTCCGGGCGCGCTGATCACCTCGACCGCGGGCGGCGCACCGAATGTGACGCTGACCAAGCAGCTGCGCGCCGCCGGCGTCACGCTGCCCTATGGAAATCTCGCGGTCGATGAAGGCACCGCCAAGAGCATGGGCGCCGACGCCGAGGGAATCTATCTGTCGGCCTCCTACGTCACCGGGATCGACAGCCCCGCCAACAAGACGTTTCTGGCGGCGATGAAGAAGAAGTTTGGCGACGATCTGAAAACCCCGAACGATCTGTCGGTGCCGGAATATGAGGCGGTCTACGCCTACAAGGCGGCGGTCGAGAAGGCCGGCAACACCGACCATGCGGCGGTGCTGAAGGCGCTGGGCGAGGTCTCGGTCGACGGGCCGCGCGGCAAGATCGCGATGTCGGACCAGCATCATGCGGCGTTGACGATGTATCTTGGCCAGGTGCAGGCTGACGGCAGCGTCAAGGTGATCAGCAGCTTCGCCAATGTCAGCCCCGGCGAACAGTGCCCGAAGCTTAAATAG
- a CDS encoding branched-chain amino acid ABC transporter permease: MVTLALDIVSTAAILFIVSAGLLIVFGVMKIVNFAHASFITVGAYAALLTARSGLPPVLAPLVAFVLGGLLGAATERIVVRRLYRRPLDAILATWGLGIVIGQLVTLIFGREVQFVPSPIHGTLALFGVDYSLYRLLLVPVALVIAALFAGLLNGTRLGLSTRAVIMNENLAQGLGIDSSRVRLITFGIGCGLAAVAGALITPLASVDPNMGLAYLIGAFMLVMVSGGSLLTLGLSCFVLGGLQVITSTFISPILGGLTIAVLAAVALRLRPQGFARA; this comes from the coding sequence ATGGTCACGCTCGCTCTCGATATTGTCAGCACAGCCGCGATCCTGTTCATCGTTTCGGCCGGTCTGTTGATCGTGTTCGGCGTGATGAAGATCGTCAATTTCGCCCATGCCTCGTTTATCACCGTCGGCGCCTATGCGGCGTTGCTGACGGCGCGCTCCGGCCTGCCGCCGGTGCTGGCGCCGCTGGTGGCCTTTGTGCTGGGAGGATTACTGGGAGCCGCGACCGAGCGCATCGTGGTGCGACGGCTCTATCGTCGGCCGCTCGATGCGATCCTGGCGACCTGGGGCCTCGGCATCGTGATTGGTCAATTGGTGACGCTGATTTTCGGCCGCGAGGTGCAGTTCGTGCCGTCCCCGATCCACGGAACGTTGGCGCTGTTCGGCGTCGACTACTCGCTCTATCGGCTGCTGTTGGTCCCGGTCGCGCTGGTGATCGCGGCGTTGTTCGCCGGATTGCTCAACGGCACTCGCCTTGGCCTGTCGACCCGCGCGGTGATTATGAACGAGAATCTGGCGCAGGGGCTCGGCATCGACAGCAGCCGGGTCCGCCTCATCACCTTCGGCATCGGCTGCGGTCTTGCCGCGGTGGCGGGCGCGCTGATCACGCCGCTCGCCAGCGTCGATCCCAATATGGGCCTGGCCTATTTGATTGGCGCCTTCATGCTGGTGATGGTGTCGGGCGGCTCGCTACTCACGCTCGGCCTGTCGTGCTTCGTACTCGGCGGCTTGCAGGTCATCACCAGCACCTTCATCAGCCCGATCCTCGGAGGCTTGACCATCGCGGTCCTGGCCGCGGTGGCACTCCGGCTTCGCCCGCAGGGATTCGCCCGTGCCTGA
- a CDS encoding ABC transporter permease subunit: protein MLRIAVAALGAAAVIMVGPWLLDTYTVNILVRAFFVAIAALTVDVLWGVSGTLTFGQSAFFGIGGYALAIVFTQLGFGPGQALLALAAAVGVAAIVAAMVGWLSFYPGSTPLYASVISLVLPIVVVQILYSGGTFTGSSSGLVGFESFDLDLESWFRLSGLAVISVLVVTWIALRSDAGRVLGAMRDNDERCSYLGIDTPRVRIGLLVIAGVVAALAGFGYVGFGAVAAPENAGFVFGTQLVVMVALGGRGSLIGAVIGAVVIEVASAYLSSSLPFVWELLVGIAFVVVIVVLPGGLLGGLHDLGRMLRRRVAAAPAAAPVMLRTLPQADAAPDCADVVVEVAGLSKHFGSLSVLSQISFTARRGELVSLVGPNGAGKTTLIRCLADGAERSEGSVRIAGQSIERLPANRIVGLGLGRKFQAASVFETLSVADCLRVARVKSERPSFLYASPILTLPAAARAVVESSGLAERLGEEARFLSHGLKQALELAMVLALEPKVLLLDEPTAGLTRVERQGFAEILTALVARDRLCVLIIEHDLDFVRQISSRIIVLHQGRIALDGAVAEVVDAPLVREIYTGRPVADAKGVTA from the coding sequence ATGCTGCGCATTGCGGTTGCGGCGCTGGGTGCGGCGGCCGTCATCATGGTCGGGCCCTGGCTGCTCGATACCTATACGGTCAACATCCTGGTTCGCGCCTTCTTTGTGGCGATCGCCGCGCTGACGGTGGATGTGCTGTGGGGCGTCAGCGGCACGCTGACCTTCGGCCAGTCGGCCTTTTTCGGCATCGGCGGCTACGCGCTGGCGATCGTTTTTACCCAATTGGGGTTTGGTCCGGGGCAGGCGTTGCTGGCGCTCGCAGCCGCAGTCGGGGTTGCGGCCATCGTGGCCGCAATGGTCGGCTGGTTGTCGTTCTATCCCGGATCGACGCCGCTCTACGCCTCGGTGATCTCGCTGGTGCTGCCGATCGTGGTGGTGCAGATCCTTTATTCGGGCGGCACCTTCACCGGCTCCTCCAGCGGGCTGGTCGGCTTTGAGAGTTTCGATCTCGATCTGGAGAGCTGGTTTCGCCTGTCGGGCCTAGCGGTGATATCCGTGCTGGTCGTCACCTGGATCGCGCTGCGCAGCGATGCCGGACGCGTGCTCGGGGCGATGCGCGACAATGACGAGCGTTGCAGCTATCTCGGCATCGATACGCCGCGAGTCAGGATCGGCTTGTTGGTGATCGCGGGCGTGGTCGCGGCGCTGGCCGGATTCGGCTATGTCGGATTCGGCGCGGTCGCGGCCCCGGAGAATGCCGGCTTCGTATTCGGCACCCAATTGGTGGTGATGGTGGCGCTCGGTGGCCGCGGCTCGCTGATCGGCGCGGTGATCGGCGCGGTGGTGATCGAAGTCGCCAGCGCCTATCTCTCCAGCAGCCTGCCGTTCGTCTGGGAGTTGCTCGTCGGCATCGCCTTCGTCGTGGTGATCGTCGTGCTGCCGGGCGGGCTGCTCGGAGGCTTGCACGATCTGGGCCGGATGCTGCGCCGGCGTGTCGCGGCGGCGCCTGCCGCGGCCCCGGTGATGCTGCGCACACTGCCGCAAGCGGATGCCGCGCCCGATTGCGCCGACGTGGTGGTGGAAGTTGCCGGGCTTTCCAAGCATTTCGGCAGCCTGTCGGTGCTGAGCCAGATCTCGTTCACGGCGCGGCGTGGCGAACTGGTCAGCCTGGTTGGACCCAATGGGGCAGGCAAGACCACGCTGATCCGCTGCCTGGCCGATGGCGCCGAACGCTCCGAAGGCAGCGTGCGGATTGCCGGGCAATCGATCGAGCGGCTGCCGGCCAATCGCATCGTCGGTCTTGGGCTGGGCCGAAAATTCCAGGCGGCCTCGGTGTTCGAGACCCTGAGCGTGGCCGATTGCCTGCGCGTCGCCCGCGTCAAGAGCGAGCGGCCGTCGTTTCTCTATGCCTCGCCGATCCTGACCTTGCCGGCTGCGGCACGCGCCGTCGTCGAGAGCTCCGGGCTGGCCGAACGGCTGGGCGAGGAGGCGCGGTTTCTCAGCCACGGTCTGAAACAGGCGCTCGAACTCGCGATGGTTCTGGCGCTCGAGCCGAAGGTGTTGCTGCTGGATGAGCCGACCGCGGGGCTGACCCGTGTCGAACGCCAGGGCTTTGCCGAGATTCTCACCGCGCTGGTGGCGCGCGACCGATTATGCGTGCTGATCATCGAACACGATCTCGATTTCGTGCGCCAGATCTCGTCGCGGATCATCGTTTTGCATCAAGGCCGGATCGCGCTCGATGGCGCCGTCGCCGAGGTGGTCGATGCGCCGTTGGTTCGCGAGATCTATACAGGCCGGCCAGTGGCGGATGCCAAGGGAGTGACAGCATGA
- a CDS encoding ABC transporter ATP-binding protein: protein MTAAALELIGVTSGYGSSPVVHDVSLQIAPGEILALVGKNGMGKSSLLKTILAFLPAWKGAVRLDGHDVTRLAPHRKRALGLAYAPQEQALFQDLTVRDNLRLGLADDRKFEALLADVSGWFPILTARLAQRAGTLSGGEQKMLIVARGLIAEPRLFLLDEVTEGLQPSVVDRLAEVLATTRRERGTAMLVVEQHLPFVLGLADRFAVFKRGEVVDAGFVDAGSAERIDEYMSL, encoded by the coding sequence ATGACCGCCGCCGCGCTCGAACTGATTGGCGTCACCAGCGGCTATGGCAGCTCGCCGGTGGTACACGACGTGTCGTTGCAGATTGCGCCGGGCGAGATCCTGGCGCTGGTCGGCAAGAACGGCATGGGCAAATCGTCTTTGCTGAAGACAATTCTGGCGTTCCTGCCGGCCTGGAAGGGGGCGGTGCGCCTCGATGGCCACGACGTCACCAGGCTGGCGCCGCATCGCAAGCGCGCGCTCGGGCTGGCCTATGCGCCGCAGGAGCAGGCGCTGTTCCAGGACCTCACCGTGCGCGACAATCTGCGGCTCGGACTTGCCGACGACCGCAAATTCGAAGCCTTGCTGGCCGATGTCAGCGGCTGGTTTCCGATTTTGACCGCGCGTTTGGCGCAACGCGCCGGCACGCTGTCGGGCGGTGAGCAGAAGATGCTGATCGTGGCGCGCGGACTGATTGCGGAGCCGCGGCTGTTCTTGCTCGACGAGGTGACCGAAGGCCTGCAGCCCTCGGTCGTCGACCGGCTCGCCGAGGTGCTGGCGACGACGCGACGCGAGCGCGGCACCGCGATGCTGGTGGTCGAGCAGCATCTGCCCTTCGTGCTGGGCCTTGCCGATCGTTTCGCGGTGTTCAAGCGCGGTGAGGTGGTCGATGCCGGATTCGTCGATGCCGGTTCTGCCGAGCGGATCGACGAATACATGAGCCTGTAA
- a CDS encoding ABC transporter substrate-binding protein produces MKLSRRLFLTGSTIALAAPAFLRQGLAQSSPIKIGSLIPLSGGGAPYGPEKNKAHLAVVEQVNAAGGVLGRKIELITENSETNPEAAVRAARKLIDADQVSAIIGTWASSVTLGIMPLCQEANVVQLFTGSSDFLPDGDKKHLCYNLQPLNKAWCVALAGLAAKRGLLKVGFAGPKNDFAASMGASFGKALKDVGGEIVGEPLYYNPTQISYRAEAEKLIASKAPALFLAGYVTDFTALYRELIRGGYTGKVIALSFAIGPDFKKTVGSAANGILHGSPVPPVGKDTYDAYLRLVGLKPNGQILNPYGCAAYDEINLLLLAMTSAKSTDPRAVADHIMKVANGPGERATNFAEGAKLLAAGKSINYDGASSSADFLPNGMLKSRDFALYEIQDGKDVPILTISSSAE; encoded by the coding sequence ATGAAGCTATCACGCAGATTGTTCCTCACTGGATCGACGATCGCCCTCGCGGCGCCGGCGTTTCTTCGCCAGGGACTGGCGCAATCCTCGCCGATCAAGATTGGCAGCCTCATCCCGCTGTCCGGCGGTGGCGCGCCTTATGGGCCCGAGAAGAACAAGGCGCATTTGGCCGTCGTGGAGCAGGTCAATGCCGCCGGAGGCGTCCTAGGTCGGAAGATCGAGTTGATCACCGAGAATTCGGAAACCAATCCGGAAGCAGCCGTGCGGGCAGCGCGCAAACTGATCGATGCCGACCAGGTTTCGGCGATCATCGGGACTTGGGCGTCATCCGTGACGCTCGGCATCATGCCGCTGTGCCAGGAAGCGAACGTGGTCCAGCTCTTCACCGGCTCGTCCGACTTCCTGCCGGATGGCGACAAGAAGCATCTTTGCTACAATCTGCAGCCGCTCAACAAGGCGTGGTGCGTCGCATTGGCCGGCCTCGCCGCCAAGCGCGGCTTGCTGAAGGTCGGCTTCGCGGGTCCCAAAAACGACTTCGCAGCCTCGATGGGCGCGTCCTTCGGCAAGGCGCTGAAGGATGTCGGCGGCGAGATCGTCGGCGAACCGCTTTACTACAACCCCACTCAGATCTCCTATCGTGCCGAGGCCGAGAAGCTGATCGCCAGCAAGGCGCCGGCATTGTTCCTCGCAGGCTACGTGACCGATTTCACGGCTCTGTACCGCGAGCTCATTCGTGGCGGTTACACCGGCAAGGTGATCGCGCTATCCTTCGCCATCGGCCCCGATTTCAAGAAGACAGTCGGCTCCGCCGCCAATGGCATCCTGCACGGATCACCGGTTCCTCCGGTCGGCAAGGATACCTATGACGCCTATCTGCGCCTGGTCGGCCTCAAGCCCAACGGTCAGATCTTGAACCCCTATGGTTGCGCCGCTTATGACGAGATCAACCTCCTCCTGCTCGCCATGACCAGCGCCAAATCCACCGACCCGCGCGCGGTGGCGGATCACATCATGAAGGTCGCAAACGGCCCCGGCGAACGAGCGACCAATTTCGCCGAAGGCGCCAAGCTTCTCGCGGCGGGCAAGTCCATCAACTATGACGGCGCCAGTTCATCGGCGGATTTCCTGCCAAATGGCATGCTCAAGAGCCGTGATTTCGCACTCTACGAGATCCAGGACGGCAAGGACGTGCCGATCCTGACCATCAGCAGCAGCGCGGAATAA